The sequence below is a genomic window from Cicer arietinum cultivar CDC Frontier isolate Library 1 chromosome 6, Cicar.CDCFrontier_v2.0, whole genome shotgun sequence.
CTTCCTAAGAGACCAAATAGTGAAAGACaaactaaaattgaaacatCGCAGCACAAATGGCTAGATGACAAACATCCTTACCAAGTCATTGAAGAGAATGAAGTTTCAAGAGATGAAGAGGAAGATTGGGATAACATccttagaataatttttaaattaggaAGAGTATTAAATGTGTAATTCATAAATGTTAGTTAGAGGAAGTTAGAAACAGTTATGGAAGTTAAGAAGTTAGTTTTAATTGAACTATGCAAACTGTTTGATATAAAACTATGTGTTGGCTCTGATACTTGAGCAGCAAGTAATAATTCATTTTGATCCTTTCAATTCCtttcttctcaattttcaaTCCTTTTATCTTAACAACCACAAATAGAGGTGTTCTAACAGAAAACACTCATTAAGGTTATTGTAAATGTAAGAAGAATCTATCGATTCAACAGTTTTTAGTTACAATTCTCATGTCAACAAGAGTAACCTGATATATCACGACTCAATCTCTATTTTCACCATCATTGGTGGGCACTAGCTATGTAATAAGTTATTATtacttattattaatataaggAAGAAAAGTACATAAAATTATTAGTTACTTCTATAGTTTCTACAGCACCCCGTTTCGTATACCTTGACAAATGACATGTCAACTTTCAATTACTATAGTTTTGCCAATAAAGTAAGAAAGACAATGAGATTGTTATGATTCCCGTGGGCCATCAAATGACTGTGTCTTTCTCAAATTCCAATGAAGACCCTCATGAATACTGCGCAAGAAATCATTAGTAGAATCAACCAGACAAGCTGTAGGAACAGGCCAAGGTGCCATGCTGCACACCAATGCATCTCCTGGTGCTAACTGTTTCCTGTCCTTGCCGTCAAATGATGCCCATGCAGGGCTTCTGCTATTGAATGGTACTTGCACTCTTAAAGTCACGTGCTCTGGTAATATTAATGGCCTAAAAGATAGGGAGTGCGGGCAAATTGGTGTGAACAAAATACCTGGAACCTGCAGATTTGAAGACCAAGTTTCAAATTAAGGTGCATATATGGATAAAACATGGAATAAACTGAATTCTGACATTGTAAGAGTAAAGTGAATGTAACTTGATAACATATATACAGCCATTGGTAAGAGAGTAGAGAAGATTCTGTATTTAATGAACAGGAAAATAACAACTGTTAATCAGATTCAATTATGTAATTAGTGTAAATATGAATTTGGGATATACAacatatctattttattttaatataattgaaGGTACTCAGTTTTATAGTACACACTTAATTCATAAAGTTGTAGTAGATGGTCCGAGAGAGGgtttaaaatatgagttaagGGACGTGCATTGTCAATATAAACCGGTTTCATagtataaaattgttttatactGACTTTCATAGGAACCCACTATTTTGTCACTttgtattataaatttcaagatGCATTTACAAGATTAGACTGATGTGGGAAAATAGAGGACTCTGATTAGATGTCAGTGTAAAAATAGTTTACATTAACAGTGCATTTTCCCTTCAACTCTTCAAATATTGGGTGCAGCTGCTGCAGCATCCAATCTAACAAGAGTAAGCCTACTCTTCCCTTTATGGAAGTCAAATCCAATAGGCTGATATTGCAAATTTCATGGCAATCTATGCCCAACCTGATAAAGCTGTTAATGGTCATTGGTCAGCGACATCATCTCCATTAAGACAATTAGCCACGCGCTTGATTAATGCTTGACAAGCCAGTAACATAAATGAATACCAAGGAATATCTACCAGGTCACATACAACATTGCCCTAGACAACTGAAGCCAATAGGCCCTATTGCCTCAGCCAAGGGCCCGGGAGCCAGTGGTCTGCCCGGCCTCACATGCCATGGTTGGTTAATCAATAGCCCACAACTTGGCCACGACCCTTACGGGCTCAACTTTCAGAGCCAGAGGCTGCAAATATCGGTCTGCAACTGCCATATCCATTTGCAAATAGCAACAGATAGATCTAGACGAAAGGTTTTCACAAATAGACAAAAGGCTAACAGGATGCATGTCAAATTTCTCTAGCATATTATGAGCAACAGAAGGTTTAACAACTCAAATGACTCCTAAATCTCGGCTGATGAACACAAAGAACAGGCCTATTGTTCTTGAAGAACCCTCCGGTCCAAATAATCCTAACTTAACACAAATACTAAGTTATTATCCTAAGGGCACCCAGCCCATACATTTCCATAATCCTAATTTTCTTTCCCATATATGAATTTCCTACTCCATACTCCAATAATTGTTATGTATTTGAAACATTTGGATCAAGCTGAATGCTACATTCAGTATCtattttttggataaaaaagtAGCTCTAATAGAAAGATTGACCAAAATTTTCATCGTAAAATCTTATGCGAGTAAAAAAGAATGAGAAACATAACATGTAAACAGCAAAACAAACGCTTCCAGGAAAAACTTGTAATTCAAAAGTAGTTCAACAACATTGTAGATGTTAAAATTTACTGATGGAGACATTCACTGTCAATTAGaaagcagaaaaaaaaaaaccagttAAATTCTGCAGTAAAGTCATAAGAGCAAGAAGCTCGTCAAGAAAGTACCTGAGGATGGACCATTGATCCTCCAGCTGCCAAAGAATACGCAGTACTGCCAGATGTTGTAGATAAGATTAGTCCATCCCCTTGCACACATGTGACAAAGGAGTTGTCACAATAACATTCCAAATTTGTGAGGTAAGATGATATTCCACGATCAATAGTAACCTCATTTAGAACAAGTATAGGTTCTCcagtttcaaattcatttttagcTGCATCTCGTATAACATGACATAACAAGCGATGCCGTAATGTAATACTGATGGGGCCCTTTAAAATTGAGTCAAGGCACTCTTTGTAATTTTCACTATCTGAAGGAAGGTTAAGTTCAGACtccaataaaaaatgaaaacggatattaataaaaataaataatatacatttACGTATAGTTGGAGGATACAAAAAGGAGTCATAAATCCAAGAGATCCTAAAGAAAAGGGGACAATAGGAGGCACCGGCCCTTTGAACATAGATGCTGCCTGCATGTGGAACGcgataaattaataatcaatatCACAAAACAATGTAATATGTGCAACACATATAAGCATAAGTAATGTAAAACAAATTATTGTAGTAGATTTAGTAACCAAACTCTTTAACAATGAGTACTCCACGGACAGAGATTTATTTGACCAGTGATGGTGGCTCATCCTTAGTCCAACAATCATCAATTAATGgaaattgaaatttcaaaattaaaaacgGATGAAAACCCAagattaaaaatgttaattaaatcaAACTTAAACTCTTTATATGAAAGAAAggaattttactttttagtgATATATTACTATTAGTTTGAATGAAgttgaaagatatattatttatatgatgCATGATTCAGACTTCCTTGAACATGGTATCTCATCTACCACATTTATATCTCAATGCATAGAATCATTCACACTGAATAACGTATTACTGTTTAGTAGTATATACTGTTAACAGTAAAACAGATCAGCGGTTAAAAAATGCTTAACCTTCATCAGTGGTATGGATAAATAACGGAAATCCGAAAGATTTACTTGTGGTGCATTGGTGTGCAACTTCCTGtcttgttcacaataaaatttaGGCAAATGCTTCTGTTATTCTGTGGCTTCTAACCATTTATTACTTTAGATGACAAAACTAATAAGTTTCACCTAGAAAGTTAGACTGCTGCCATCcaatagaaaattaatttaaaaagaattcACATACCCACAGAACAGTGCCATCTCCGCCGAGAGTTATCACAAGGTCAACTTTAGTGTGCAGCTTCAAAATTTCCTTATCTACAAGCAAAAAATTGATGTTCACAAGTAATTCCAGTTTTGAGAATAATAAAAGTAGAGAACCcctaaaatattatagttaactAAAAAGATAATACAAGATATTGCATTATGCATACAGCGAAAATCATTATCTTAAAACAGACAAGGAGGCTGTGATAcaacaatatattattttcctcAAGTAAATGATTGGTTTGGGCCCATCAATAATCAGCTAAACTCTAGTAATCTTAGCTTTATGTCCTATCAAATTGCTGCAATAAATtctaaacataaaattaatatgataCTACCTAAGCACAGAAAAGAGAAAACTGTCAAAACTATGGCAACAATAATGATAAATCATTTTCAAGTATTCATATTTGGATGCTGTCTTCCCAAAATAGCCCGTCGTGAATTTGAAACCTATAGAAGGTATGGCACTCTAGGTTTCATTGGGCTCATAATAGCCTTCAGGAAAATGCTTTCTATCTATTTCACTGTtttgtaataaataagtaatgtGATTTAGCTAATGGAAGTTAGAAACTGAAAAGGTTTGCTTTTGAAAGCAACAAGGAATAGTCAACCAAAGAATTATTAAAACTAAGACAAGAGATCTGTTACATCTGTATATCAGACAACAAACTTGGGTTTACACCAGGGTAGTCAATCATAGGGGTAGAAAGATACATAAGGAAACACAATACCTACTCATGGTCTAAATGATTTACAAAAAAACTACTATTGGGTGCCAATAAAAGCTGTCTCCTGTGGAGGCTCTAAAAGAAGAAAGCACTAAACACTCGAATTATAAAGGACATGAATGTTGGGGAAACAACAACTACACAAGGTTTGTGCCAAAGGTTGACTACTAATCCATACCATTTACTTTGGTATATATTGGGAACCTCCAAGAGGTAGTGCTTTAATGCATGTTTTTCACAGATGATATAATCTTAAATAAGGGGTCAACAGAAGTAAACACAACTTCCTTTGGCAGTTTACTGTTTTGCTTATTTTCACTAGGTTCTCAGGTAAATGAATCCACAAATATAGCACTAGAAAAAGAGTTCGAATGGCAATACTTCCAAAAACTACATCAATGCATAAGCTGCACAATTTTGCGAAGTACATCAAAGTGAAGAGTAtcattttataacataaaatatttgattgctTACCATCACTCCATGTTTCTACAAAGTTAAAGTATGATGACTCTGTCAAAAGATCCACCTTGACACGCGGTTCCACATATATGTGTAGTTTCTTTTGCTGCCTCAACCATCTGGGAATGATAAACAAGCAAGCAAAACCATTTAACTAAGGTCTGACATGCACAGAAAAggtaaaatcaaaatgaagaaaTTACATGATACCAAAGACAAATACATGGAAGGATACAAAGGCTGGGGATGGATGTAAGTATTAAATATTAAGTTTAATGAAACGTAAAACTTGAAACGAAAAAATCTTCAGTCTTAGACACCAACTTCATACAGAATGGATTACAAACTCAAAGCAGTGTGCTCTTGGCTTTAATGTTATGAGACTTCTAACCCTTTCTAACAACAATTAAGAAAGAAAGATGAAAGAGAGCTGCAGCAGCTggaagttaaaataaaatagctTGTGAACTCTTCTATCTAATTCCATTACACAACAATATGTTCCACTATTTTGTGAAGAGTCTAAGGCTCAAGTCAGCATCATATTATAAGTAAATGGAAGAAAATTTGACTTTGGAAGATATGAAAGTGATAAACAAATTATGAGATTAGCACCTAATCATGTCAGCACACAGAATTTGAACTGAAACTGAATTTGGTTTATTCAATATGAGCACTGTCTGTGGGCATGACTCCCATTTCAAAGAGATCTGGAATAAAGATGGCATATCAATTAGAACACATATACGCACAACAAAGGAAAGTTTAATGCTGGCATGAGAACTAACTTTAAGAAGAGACATGCATGCTTATGGGTTGCAAAATAATTGTTGAAGCAATAGAGTAAAAGTCCTCctcagaaataaaagagataccTGCTTACTACTGCGCTCTGCTGTGGTTATATTTCCTCTTTCAAAAGAGACAATGTCATGTTTGTGCTGATCACTTTGCTCACCTTTGCAGCACCATTGAAGTTTAAAAGAAGCCTGTCTCAAAAAAAAATCGCTTACAGTAACATTGAATTGGTAATTTTAACATTATCTATAGGCACAATAAGTATAGCTAATTACCACAAGAGTATGGATTAGGTTTTGGTAAGAGAAATTCCTCAAACACGAAGATACATAAAACTCAATAGTAATTACCATAATATTGTACCAGTAATAACATTTACAGTTATTATCCTCTTATAGCTCTCTTTTGTATTTAATGCCATAAGGCTTAACAGCTGGTGCTGTTCTGCAGAGAGATCTATTCAGGCTTATGGGatcatatattaataacatattttgCTTCAACCAGGAATTTACAAAATACCTTTTTGACCATCTTAGAATTGGAATTGGGTTTCCCATCCCTAAGCACCTCATGGGAACAAATACCATTCTTTGAACAACATTCTTCAGACTTCCCATTACTATTAGCTTTATTGTACAATATAGGTTGTTTGGCGGGGTTATTTGTCTTCACATCATCAAGATCAGTCCGATGCTCAGGGCATGATTTCtctgtaaaaaattaaatgtatagTCATAAATAAAGAGAATGATAGAAGCTTAAATCctgaaagtaaaaaaatttaggAAAGGTGTAGTCCTCAAGGACAAGATCGTGCCAAGCAAGTGAgtacttcaaaattcaatagATAAAAAATAGGTGACAAACTAAACACTCCTTATTTAGAAGAAATGAAATACTATAATGCTTtggatatttatataaaaaaaaatgaagccAGAAAATCCCTTTGAGGAGGATAGACAGCAATACGATAAATTCCAGCTACAAAAACTTAAATTCCAACCACAAATCGACAAAAGTTGCATCGCATTAAACAAGAGATTTTACACAATAATAGAATACCTAAAAGCAATTTTGGGtgaatacaaaattaaaaaacatataaaatcaaaagtaacagaaatagtaaattattgaaatgaagcaatcaaaagaaataaattgcCCAACAATCTACAAGTTAACAGAGAGGAGGACTGCAGTTAAGTAAAAATCAGATGAAAAACTTTCCAATTCTCACGCAATAACAACTGctacaatatatataaaagtacaAAATAAAGTAGTAATTCAATTATTAGAAACCTTTGTCTTCAAACTGTAGATTCCTTGTTCTCTCCAACTCGTATTTACGTTTCCATTCAGCAGCCTCAGCTTGAGCAGAAGCTTTTCCTTCAGCAACTTTCCTGAGGGCCTTCGCAACGGCTAGAAGAAGTAGTTTCAATACAAAATAAGGATAAAATATCTCTGTATCAAGATGACATCTTGTTGCagttgatatttaataatttcaactaaaatatgatCAATCATACTTCTTAAAGCTTCAGAGAACTCAATAAGATGATCGTCGGACGCCTGGATAGGAGATTGAAGAAGTTCTTGCACTGCTTTCTCGGGAAATAGAGAAAAAGAACTAATAAAACCATTCTCTGCTTGCGAACCTGACGACAAACTCGAATTTCCCTGTTCCATGAAGGAAATCAGAAAAACCAAGAAACAAAATTGTAACTAACACTTCACACTGAGAAATTGTGAAACATTATCCATCAGAAAcagtaaattaattaatatgcagcAACAGTTTAAAAGAATCGATAAAGAAGAGAACAAAAGTATGAAGTAGTAACAGTCATGGAATTTAATAAACTCAACTGTATGAAATAAATAACAGTAAGGGAATGaaagtaaatattaaatatgaagtAATATATGAGCATCTTGATTATATAGATTTTGTAATTAAACAATTGAATTACGCTATGACAGGTTACAgaatagaagaaaaagaaaaaccctAGCAGTAGGAGGAAAAAGAGAAGAATAGGAATAGAATTACCGAGGGATTGAGCTTGTTAGGTGCCATGAATTGGGAATGGGAATGGGAATGATGGATCCCTTCAGTAGTGGTATTTTATACCTACCAAATATAAATAGGAATTATTTGGGGAGGTTTTTGACCTTGCAATATACTACagcttttataataattaattcacGATGATTTCTCACAAGAGGAGGAACACGTCGCTTTTGACATTATTATTGTAATGTGGAAAGATGGAAGAAGGCATTAACAGTGGGATTTTtcacattttctttttatacaCTGCCGTTTTGTAGTGTCTGTCGATGTTATTCCGCAGAACACGAGACCAACTTGTCACCGCaacattctttatttttttcgttaaaatttcttaattgttttttgtttttattatattaaatatttaatttatatacacaataagttttattataatcggtcaattataaattttgaattattaaagaTTCTCAGTCTAAATCTACTTAGATTTAAGTAtcgtttttatcttttttaaattattttagtttttataaatgttaattttgttCTTGTTGTATTtcaatcttttaaattattttaatattttagtctttacatcaattttttgtttgagtatgtcaatattttctatatttatttctttgtttccTTTGTAATCCAAACACCTAATTATCAAAATTGCAAATTGCAATGTTAGTGTGAGAAACATTTgacaaacataaaacaaaagcCGATAAAAAGGAATAAATTGCagtaaaaaacaaaagaataaagtgttttgtttttgtagtttgaaggattaaaataaaataaaagaatttaaaaatttaatttttataatttaatagattaaaataaaatatgaagtaaaatgtaaaattattttaaaagacaaaaaatatctttttttactCGATTGAacattaagaaaattaataaatgatatcaatttaataataattatattcgGGTAAATCAAAATGCaatcaattttattcttttgaaGTATTGATTTGGTAAATTATTACTATAGCATTAATACATTGCTATTGACTGGTGTAGTTAATCTGGACGAGTCAATCAAACCTAATCAATTTTTCAtccataaataaaaaacaatcaaaacttTCAGAATTATCGCCTATTATTAATTTCGTAGGAACTAGACCTTATGGATTTTTTTCAGGTGATTCACATTTTCACCGGGTTGGGTCATGTGGAACATAAGTGTAATATTTCTACAACAACTTTGGTATGGTTATCTTCTGCAACTGCAATGCAAAATAGACAAAAATACACTGCACAATATATGTCGCGGAtccaatttatattttgatgtatggaatttatactatattttatttatttttagtatttattaaaTACTAATTGATTATTTATGGGATTAATATGTGATTGTATCATTTATGGGATTATGGGATtagtaatttattaatatttgattgTATCATTTATGAGATTCATACTATACTTTATTTGTTTTTAgaatttattaattaagtattgatttttaattattttgtctaAAACTTTTTGTTTCCGGAGAATAGGctttgataatttaaatttcgTTAGAGGTAATTGACAATTTTTCCGTTGGTAAAAAAAGTAGTATTATTGTATTTGTGCACAACAAAAGAGTGTTTGTAAttctacaaaatatttatccatTTCATTGTAATTGTCTTGTTTGATTTAtgtacaaattttaaaaaatagttaattgtattgattttaacataaaatgaattttatttacgtcaaatttatactaatattatttGGAATTGATTATCGATGTGTTAACTTTTAAGTGGTACTATTTTCATACTAATTATGTATTAAAGGATATTCACTAAATTATAAAGGATGATGTTGGTAGATTTATCAGGCCGATGAATTGTCGCATAATATGGATTACAATCATATTGactttttctattatttttgtaCCATTTGTGGTAGTTAATTGAATAACTTATGTACCTTTTTGAAATTGTCTATAGTATACTTTGCTTCTTTGGTTTCCACTCTGCATGGTTTTACTTCGCAGAGaaattgtgaattgaatttgcgCCATCATGCAACATTTAACTAGTTCAGTCAAacttttaagataattttaatttttgcatttttatagtaaaagaaatgttgaaataatttttttttattttttttctcattttaaatattttttattttcagtttGTAAATTCCATTTCTTACCAGTTTAAGATCTTGTCAACATTTgcttttacattatttttaactgatgcctcaaaatttaactTAGTTATTTTGGCgtattgtatataaattatttttttatgtggggaatatgtaaaataatttttatttgtcatcAAAATACTTTTTAACACACCAATATGAGGGGGAATGGTATTgaaattgtatataaattattaaattattttagttttatcaCTATAAAAGTTTGATAATTAcagaattaaagaaaaatacatgGAATATTATTATAGACACAACTTTGACTTTCAATTCCTTTAGTAGAAAACGCGCATTTTTCTTCAGAAAACGCGTGCAATTTTTTGTGTGGTTGCGACCGGTGGTAGCTGCTAAGTTAAGTACCAATTTTTTGTGTTGACTTTTTTTAAACTCATTGTGTGTAAACTATAAAGCATAAgacattttttctttatatttttttttttgacaggCTATAAGACACTGCTTTTGCcgatgataaattttattcaatagAACTAATAACAGTAATTATCACAGTTATTGAAAATGGTATTATTGAACCTAACTATGTTTTATATAGGGGCGGACCCAGGCCATAGTGTGCACATATACACctccaattttataaaattacatcTATTATATTAAGATAAAGtaatattagaaagaaaaaaaaagtgtgtattatattatgaatattttaaccataattttttttctagtaTATCTACGTGAATATGATTATAatgtttattaataataataaaatatattaatttcaaatgcattatattaaatttatttaatctgGTACACTTTTTAAGTCTTATACGGTGGTTGCACTCGTGCTCTCTCCTCCCTGCAGACCTTGCACACCCGCGTGAccgtttatttattattagaattagaattaaaTGTTTTTGTCATAATCTTTtgaagtttttcaaaataattaatttatgatcGCTAAAGGTGGTGCTGATTTTGTCCcacatttaatatttatatacatcATAATTCAAAATTGAATCTCAAACAtaactataatatatatatatatatatatatatatatatatNNNNNNNNNNNNNNNNNNNNNNNNNNNNNNNNNNNNNNNNNNNNNNNNNNNNNNNNNNNNNNNNNNNNNNNNNNNNNNNNNNNNNNNNNNNNNNNNNNNNNNNNNNNNNNNNNNNNNNNNNNNNNNNNNNAAAATTGTAtctcaaacatatatataatatatatatatatatatatatatatatatatatatatataaaaataagttcttgagtaaaaaaaccatttattgctaattataaatatcaatttgGAAATTAATCTTTCTCTAAATATAAGCATTTTTAGTTATTAGCCGCATTTAGTCAATTACCTTCTTTCAGATTTAAATTTGGTCcaataactattttttgttCTGTTTTCGTTCCTTAACTTTACTTTTGTTGATCATATCGGTCATTTTGGCCAAATTTCattatttctcttttaaatttGCATACATGTCATTAGACATTTTCTCTTCCATTCCTTCTTCCTAAAAATTaagattcattattttatttgtattaagCATGTTAGAAAGACAATGTGAATAAAAGCGGTTGATTTTTATATTACTCAGTCACAAATCCtaatcatcaacatatactgaCGTGTATGTAAATTAATGGATAAACAAAgaaatttgacaaaaaatactattatgatTAACAAAAGTAAAACTAAAGAATTGAAACGAAAAAAAATATGGTTGTGGAGGCAAAATGAGAAGACAAAATTAGTTTaaggaataaaaaatataattgtagcATCTTTCTTTTAactacatttttatatttaagaggTGTGAAATTCAATATTCTTCTAAAGAGAAATAAACTCAATTACACTCACACTATCCCAATCCAGAGGTATCTGGAGGTCC
It includes:
- the LOC101504091 gene encoding NAD(H) kinase 1, translating into MAPNKLNPSGNSSLSSGSQAENGFISSFSLFPEKAVQELLQSPIQASDDHLIEFSEALRTVAKALRKVAEGKASAQAEAAEWKRKYELERTRNLQFEDKEKSCPEHRTDLDDVKTNNPAKQPILYNKANSNGKSEECCSKNGICSHEVLRDGKPNSNSKMVKKASFKLQWCCKGEQSDQHKHDIVSFERGNITTAERSSKQISLKWESCPQTVLILNKPNSVSVQILCADMIRWLRQQKKLHIYVEPRVKVDLLTESSYFNFVETWSDDKEILKLHTKVDLVITLGGDGTVLWAASMFKGPVPPIVPFSLGSLGFMTPFYSENYKECLDSILKGPISITLRHRLLCHVIRDAAKNEFETGEPILVLNEVTIDRGISSYLTNLECYCDNSFVTCVQGDGLILSTTSGSTAYSLAAGGSMVHPQVPGILFTPICPHSLSFRPLILPEHVTLRVQVPFNSRSPAWASFDGKDRKQLAPGDALVCSMAPWPVPTACLVDSTNDFLRSIHEGLHWNLRKTQSFDGPRES